ACCATGTTTAACTGTTGATATTTGATACTAAGGAGCAAATCTTTCACTTTTTGAACAAGCTTACAAGCTTATTGGACATCCAAATATTTGCATGTCCATATAGACATTGCATGTCCATGTAAACAGTAGCAATGTCTACATGGACATGCAAATGTTTGCATGTCCAGTAGCGCTAACAACAAAACATCAAGAACCCCGGTCTTGATGTTTTTACATGCTACTATATtcacaacattttattttaattataaaatataatgttatcaattttGGAACAAAAACATTACATGAGCTATTCTAGAAATTATTTAAGGGGGTAGTAACCCTTTGccacactttttaatttttctccaTCTGAAAATTTTTGGGGATACTGCTGATATTCAATACCTTTGAACAAGATAATATCTCAAACATATAACACCAAACATATTCAAGACAAGACAATATCTAATCTATAAATGACTAGAATATCAACTATCTCTTTGCAATCTTATTCTTGATGTAAAcctttattctttaaatatgattttatgaaatttctttaaaaaaaacataaggaATATTAAACAAGCACTTAACATAATTAAACAAGCAATTAACAATTAAGctagaatttaaaatttgagaCAAACACCCAACCACACAtacaccaaaaaaaatattaaattttataaaatttgttaataattacatttaagataataaatttaaaaaaaatatttgattgctTAAAAATACCTTACCACAATTAATCTCATTACAAACTGAGATTTAAATTTACCTGTATTGTATGGCTTCTTTATTctacttttaaatgaaataaaaaaagccaaacAATACTGGTACAGGTACAATACCTCACATACTAAAcccaaaaatttaataatattattataaaaaaaaataacaataaacataCTGATTTGTCAGATTCAGTAAAATGAACCATCCAGCCAGATTTCAATATTTTCGAACCTCTCATTTTTCTGTTACGAACTGACATTGCAAGACGCTGAAGTGGAATTTGGTTACTTATGGTTTCAGAAACTTCTTGCTTTGCATAGTTTATTAAATCTTCTTCCTCATTTTCTTGACTTGCAATTTCAAAGTCAGATGCATCTTGATTTGTATTTTCTGAGTCAGAGATATCATCCGAAGACAAACCTAAAGAAAGGCTTTATATTATGTCAATAATAAATGGAAtacaatgcttttaaaaaaaatttaaaaaacaactttaaaaaaaactttatctgaTAAAATTTGGTGTTAAGAgttttaatatcttaaaaacaccaaaaaacaaaaagtttatgaaataagttttttataagtttttcaatttttagttttttcttgattttgtttttttatttttatttttcttgattttgttttgggcataataatatagttttctaaaaaacttgtattaaaaaatacaagcaCTTTACagttaattacattaaaaatatatttagctactgaataaaaaagaaataaaaaacctCTGATCAGAAGTTTTTTAAACACacacctttcttttttttaaaagaaataataactaaatgatAATTGTAATATAATTGGTATTTATACTTcactcataaaaaaatagtaaactgttaaacattttgtataatattataaagcagtaaaaagtttttaagtaactctagcttataaaataaattagaaaaactgttgcaaataaaaataataaatttatcagGAGTTTCAACAGTTTGCATTTTCTTGCAAATGTTTTCCAGGAGATTCCTAGAACAGAAATCTTATTCCAGGACATTCCTAGAACAGAAATCTTTTTCCAGGAGATTCCTAGACCAGAAATCTTTTTCCAGGAGATTCCTAGAacagaaatctttaaaaacatgaGTCTAACAATAATTTGTGTAGCCTCAGTAATTAATTTGACAggaacaaaataataattaaaaataaagagaacttaaataaaaataaataaagatacattaaaaagtgaataaagttaaataaaaaaaacttaaataaagaaaataatataagtcaaaataaaaaagttaatgtatgcaaaaaatgaaaaataaataattcaccTCGTTCACCCAAACAATTTCTTGGAGCTAAGTCAGTACATCTTTTGTCTCGATGACAATTAAACTTAcaatctacaaaaaaattttacagtagAATCCCGTTAACTCGGACCCTGGATAAGTCAGACTTTTGCTAAGTCGAACAAATTTTCAATTCCCCTTGAACTTTCTTATCCACTTACTTTAAAATCATCCGCTTTAGTTGTACACTGGTTAAGTCAGACTATTTGCTAACTCGTATTGTTTTTTGGGGTCCCTTCGGCAAAAAACTTCGCTTAACTAGGACTTTTGATTTGAATTGCATATAAGTACATCATAAGTGCATTTAATTGCATTTAAGTGCTTATAATAACAAAACTTCCAGTTTGAACACTCGAAAATAAAACACCTTTGCctcaaatataattaaacataattaaacacTTTAACTGAGATCTTCGATTTGGTTAAGCTTCAATTAAATGCTACTTATTAATGACTATCAaactttcaaaagttaaatataagttaacaaaTATGCGTCAAATATAAGTTAACAAATCTAAACATTTTTACTGATATCTTTGGTTTggttaatttttgattaaattttaataaaaatgtcgaAGGTTGCTAAAAGAAAGCTAACAAGAAGAgctataacataatataatataaattaatatataacataatataatataatataatatactataaattcAATAAAGGAGAATCatggtaaaaagaaaaaaacaatataatcagtcaaaaaaatacaacttctGAAAAAAGAGTGAGAATGTGAATAAGGATTTGGATAAAGCATGTTATATGTGGTTTTTAAATAACCGACACCAAAACATTCTTGAGTCATTCTGTGTCGATAAGTCTCGAAATCTTGATAAGTCGGACAGTTTCAGAGAGTCCAACATAACAAGAGCTTTGCTTAATCCAGACATTCGCTAagtcaaacaaaatatatatactccTTCATAGTCCAAGTTAATGGGATTCTactgtatattatttataatttttaatatacaaaatgaATGCAGTGGTTCATAGTCAAAAAGTGATATGCAATGACTTGGTTAGAGAATTGTactatgtattattttatacactAATTTTTTGTACTAGTAGTTACAAGTCGTTATGTGAGTGCTCGTACCCTGGTTgttactttttcatatattaagGTTACTTTCACAATTCTGTGTTGGATTGTAGCACCACAAGTACAATCACATTGATCTGCCAAGAAGGTGATCTGGTGTGTTAACACACCGGTATCCCATCATCATGCTGATGAGTCTCAAACCGTAAAATGCGTCTGTGGTTGTGACACGTACTGACTTGGTTAGACATTTATACACCAACTATACTAGTAATTACTAGTCATTATGTGAGTGCTTATATCATGGTTAGcactttttcatatatatatttgtgtgtgtatatatatatatatatatacatatatatatatatatatatatatatatatatatatatatatatatatatatatatatatatatatatatgtatatatatatatatatatatatatatatatatatatatatatatatatatatatatatatatatatatatatatatatatatatatatatagtcttatATAGTCGGAGGTGTCTTAGTTACTGGTTTAgcttaattaatttatatatatgtatttttgtgTTCTGCCTAAACCTCTGGTGCAGGGTTTACTAACTTGTAAGTAGCTAtctgtatgtttgtgttctgtttgaaCCTCTTGCATGACTTTTATTCACctgtaaattactttatttatgtttgtgctCTGTCTAAACCTCTACATTTTCTCTACCAAGAAGTGTACTTCttgttatcaatattatttaatatctgTCATGTCTACAATGCTATCTATTTGCCTATTATACAGTTACTGTATACTTATTCATAACACATACTTCGTACTTACATCATAATTACTGTGTTAGCTCATCTGTAATTTACTATATATGTTTGTGATAACTAGTGATTACAACTATACAATATATCCTCACCTTATTTTCCTGTATTccattagataaaataaacatCAGCACAATCCACGGTGACAGAAgttaacaaattgttaaaagGATTCTTTTAATGGTAACATTTTTCcaaatgcacttccaaaatctCCTGCTCGATGTTTTAAATTACTGCTTAcaaaagtaacttttaactactccagatCAGGCTAGGTTCAGGATCATGAAAATCACcttgctactggtaacatgcaACCCCATGCCCTACTATCTCATAAGACTTGCTTTTATAGGCAAAGATTATAAGAAATAAACTGAcatggttgagtaaaggctagagatggtgtcttgataaaaatactcatcttggcaGATATTAACTGCAGCCAgctaatgttttgtaaaaaacctCATATGCTAAGACTTTAGCGGTAAGCAGAATAATTCTATTGACCAGCTTCTCATTCCTTCTTTATCTACTAGTGTCATGTTGCGCATACATGGTGTTTCTGTTAGTGCTTTGGTTTGCATTGTCGAGGCCACATAAGCAGCTCTAAGATACAACTTTAGGCTGCTTAGTGGTACAGAGGCAACTGCTTAGTTCATTGCTTGGGATACCATGCTTGATCTATGAATGattcaaattttcttaaaattaaaccatgaccaaagtaacaaaaaatattaaacataaaaaaaccaactgttttaatatacttttcaaatacttttcatCAGTTAAATCTTTTAGAGTTTCTTGTGAGAAAGCCACAGAAGTGACTACTCTGCACACCTCTGTATCCTTATTGGGTGTTCCTCATTACCCTCAAATGCtgctttcatttttaaacattccTTTTCTTTCTGTTGTAACAGTCATCCATAAactatgtattaaaatattttatttataaatttaattttaatcacacttctcaatttttttatcaagctcTTTTTCAAACTTGTCTAATTCTTCATCAGAATTAGATTTACCTAAAACTGAATGAAGTGCTGTAGATGATTCAGctgctttttttctttcttgacTTACTGTTATATTTTTGGCATCTCTTTTATGAGTTATTTTCTGCTATTGCTTTTAAGGCTTGTTTTGCTTGATTATCTGATTCTCTTCTAACAATATTTTACAACTAGCATCAACAAATTGTGGCATGAAATACATTATGAATTTCTTAGTTTCTTATCAACATACAGGACCTTTGTCAAAAGTTGGGTAGTGTATGTTTCATTTAAAGCATCACAATTAGCTTGCTGCAAAGAAGGATGCCGCACATTACCTCAATCTTAGTATGTTTACACCCTTTTTGGAGAACTAAGGTTAGTTTTTTCCCAAACTGCTTCACTCTCTTTCTTGTTTGTATCCTGTCATAAATGCTCATGCCCCTTGCCCTGTATAGCTTCATCTTGAAAATTTTCATCATctgaatttttctttaaaagtgtgataaaaatttttatcacactgaatttttatttaaaagtgtgaTAAAAAGTGTCtctaatgttttaaagtaacttttaaagtatcGTAATCATAACTATATGatgtattacaaaaaacaatatgatcaaaattaatttttttaaaaatgctagcGCTTTTTGAATGTatacaaaaacaactttatatacATCAGCtcaagtataatttataaaatattaaattaaagtgCACTAATGTGAGCATTAAATACTTAACATTCAATCTATACATAtaatatcaatatcaaaatattattttagaaatcataaaactttaaataactattaattacagtttaacttaaaaaaaattattttacattcaaaaaataatgcCATAGTACATAGAAATCCCTTTTGCAAAAAACACTCATACTTTGATCTTTCAAATTATCAAAGAGAGGAGCTAGCACGTAGCTGGCTAGAAATATTTCAGCTTCAGCTCTGGCTCAGCTTCAGCTCTGGCTCAGCTTCAGCTCTGGCTCAGCTTCAGCTCTGGCTCAGCTTCAGCTCTGGCTCAGCTTCAGCTCTGGCTCAGCTTCTTGTAAAAACAACAGCTCCAAATAGCTCTGGCTCCAGCTCTAGAGCTTCTTTAAAGTCCTGCCTCTGCTagtattgttgttattggtgacttcaATTCTCATTACACTGAATGGGCTGCCTCTAACACTACTAATCCTGATTGCGCTAAAACCTATAATTTCTGTATTtttcaatctcttactcagatagttaacttagAGACTCATTTTCCAGACAAACATAGACACTTTCATTTCTTGATttgtgtcttgtctctgaccctagcttgtgTACAGTTTCTCCTTGTCCTcctttaggtggttctgaccatgcaattaTCTCAATAAATCTTTAATCTTGTACTTTTTCTTCTGACTTGACCTATCAccttattattgcaagaaatcaatgtaaaaaggtgctgtctGATGCTATGCTTTATTACTGAGCAACTCTCCCatcagtgaccatgatagtatttgtagataAGAGAAAAAGATACAACTGTATCTCTTTCTCTtatctacaaatactatcatggtcactgcttgAACAAGCTATCTTTCTAGATCCATCTACCAGAATCCATCTACTTACGCAACACATCATTCGctaaagttgcatttttttactgtatctcttcttttatattcataaaaacttttattcatttagtttttttaaccaCACATCAATAATTTGAAACTCCCTCCCATCTTTATGCTTTTCTGACTCATACAACTTTCAACTTTTCAAGAATTCTCTCAGCCTTTTCCTTGTTCTTTaacgcttttttttattgttatatatttaataaaaacatcgttctttaatcaaattttaaatcttgcaaatgttttaaacacGTGTGAATactaatactgaaaaaaaatgtttcaaccaTAAACAGTTTAATACACTTttcttaaaatagttttaatgtaaataaaacagcaacaacaaaacagcaacaaacaatatttagtaacagcaatataagcaaaatatatttatttttaatagcaacatttattttcatagcaacaataataaaaaactttttaaatgtaatttgtattattttaaaactgagAAGATATTAATAATTGATTGGAATGAATTTAGTTTTTGATCTAACTTTTGAAGAAATAGTGTGTTtgatattacaataaaaaatagacGATCATCAGGTACTTAGAAATAACagtctaaaattttattagaaaatgaaagtatttataaatatacatacctTTACATTGGTAACCTTGTCTAAATAATCCTTTCAACTAATggtaaagaatatatatatatatatatatatatatatatatatatatatatatatatatatatatatatatatatatatatgtatatagatatatatatatatatatttatatttatatatatatgtaaatatatatatatatatatataaatgtaaatatatataaacacgcATACACACTAAtgtattattaaactatttttcattaaataacaaGCGctacaaaatattacaaagtttttaaataaaaaatttttaattaccaGTTTTCTGCAAACATGACATAGTGTTGGTTTTTTATAAGAGTGTATAACAAACGTATGTGGTATTTCTAGTTTAGTAATCAATCTTTCACTCTCTGCTTTGCTTGGAACACTCCATGTGTTACGTCTTTCTTTAACTGTCAAACTAAGAAATGCGGAATTAGCAGATTCAGTGGATGAAGAGCTCCATTGCTCTGATAATTGCCTTGGCATAGAGCTACCATTAACACTAACGCGCACTCCAGAACAATTGTTTGGTATCTTAAAAGcacattttttatgaaaattccCATTACaacctttgtaaaaaataataatatttgaagtaaacaaaaaaatactttctgcAAAATAATTTGTCATATAATTAATTCTTATTAAACTTTTGTACCTTCACACTTTAGTCCTTGTCTAACAAGTCCAAATAGCATAACTGCACAGTGGTCACAAAATGTTGGAGACTTATATGAGTGAACATACAACATATGTGGACGCAAATCAGGGTCATCAAATGATTTTGGAGGAACTATGCACATAAAAAATAGAATGCAAGCAACTTTACcagtttttaatcaaattactataccatcatcatcatcctTGATTTAATCTACTTTTTGTGTTTGTGCAGGTTAAGCATCTTTATAAGAGGaacattattagaattattttaattagtttattaactaaCATTATAAGACATAAGAGAAGAGTTTAACAATGTATTGACCTTTCTCATATCAATCTGTTTTACAgatctaaaaattatatacttttattttgatgCAATTACTAGAAAGACTACTATTTTTAGTCTTAGAGGTTCTTAATTAAGTTCCTAGTTATGTtgcttttgaaaaacagttaacaattttaattttcatttttaaattagttaaactattgaaaaatattCGACAAAAGATGGGTAAATAAGTAACTACTTCAtttccaataatatttttacagctgtggatattttttgaataattcttgtataaccaatttaaaattttaaataacatgcatcaaaaataaaaatacttgttaaataaactaaattagttttaacatgtttttaacttatatcGAAACcttgtgatttaaaaataaaaatacttgttaaataaactaaattagttttaacatgtttttaacttatatcGAAAccttgtgatttaaaaaaaatctttaaacataTAAAGAAGAACCGCttagaaaactatttatttaccATTAATTGTATTCTGCTTGTTAGGCATGATTTTATCTTTGTGATCAAAAGAATGAAGGAAACCTTTATTTCAGTCCAATTTTATCTTCATTGTAGTGTCAGCatagtttcattattattttattaagttttatatattattaaaaatatttccttaaaaataaacaaaaaaagattaacaaagAATTGTGAAAAGTAggcttcatttaaaaaaaattacaataggtgcatttaaaaattacaatagttgcaattaaaaacaattaaaaaatagaaatgtagatacatacatttaaaaatatgtttacaattttataattaatataattataaaaatcttaaaaatgtattctttattataatgatatttttttttgcaataaatactgcatttaagatatatatatatatatatatatatatatatatatatatatatatatatatatatatatatatatatatatatatatatatatatatatatatatataataaacataaaagaaacattaggaacataaaaaaaatattaatataaaagataaaaaaaattaataataataaattaaaaaaacctttaagtACTATTTCCAAAGTATCATTTATGTTCAATGAATCAACATTTTCAATCAACTCAAGATTATTAGGCAACAgataattatgtttaaatataagaattgaGTTTGTGAGTCCAGGCTTAGTTGAACGTGGatactaaaagaaaattaaagaaaaagagggggaaattatacattaaacaaaaaactcaaaaaaaaattttaatatttaatgatattttagaaataaaaaatttataatagacACAGAGTTTACTTATATGTTAAACATCCAATGAAAAAAtactatttcaaaaatgttaataaagaaaaaaaaactttttatatattttaattttatctttgaaaTCTAATTTTTACTAGATGTACTTAACTCCTATATTAcagatataataaaatgtattttaactgaggctttttgtttatattgataatcactctttttttttttttttacataaaactatttgattttgagaacaatgaagtttatttagaaatttaacttaattataCAAAACACAGCATTTTAAAATCACTTTTGTTTACCTTATATTCTATATAAGCTCCAGCCAATTCTCTAAGAGCTTCTATAGTATTGCCTTCAAATACCACTAAATCTCTTTCTATTCCAAATTGGAATATGAGTTCTTTTCCATTTccaaaagaatttttgaagcaAATACTGTTACTGGCTATTATTTTAGATGacatactttatttattaacatcgaaaaatgaactaaataaataaaatatctttgaaaacTGCTTATATTATCTATGAATGTATCTATATATtatctatgtatgtatttattatagattcatattatatgtatatataatattataaaatatgtcatatataataatattttatatatatatatatatatatatatatatatatatatatatatatatatatatatatatatatatatatatataatatatatatatatatgtgtgtgtatatatatatatatatatatataaatatatatataatatatatatatgtgtatatatatatatatatatatatatatatatatatatatatatatatatatatatatatatatatatatatatatgtatgatatatatgtatatatatatatatatatatgtatatatatatatatatgtatgtatatatatatatatatatgtatgtatatatatgtatatatatatatatatatatatatatatatatatatgtatgtatatatatatatatatgtatatatatatatatatatatatgtatatatatatatatacatatatatatatatatatatatatatatatatatatatatatatatatatatatatatatatatatatatatgtatgtatgtatatatatatatatatatagagagagagagagagagagagagagagagagagagagagagagagagagtttta
The nucleotide sequence above comes from Hydra vulgaris chromosome 09, alternate assembly HydraT2T_AEP. Encoded proteins:
- the LOC100197180 gene encoding serine/threonine-protein kinase D3 isoform X4, which produces MSSKIIASNSICFKNSFGNGKELIFQFGIERDLVVFEGNTIEALRELAGAYIEYKYPRSTKPGLTNSILIFKHNYLLPNNLELIENVDSLNINDTLEIVLKVPPKSFDDPDLRPHMLYVHSYKSPTFCDHCAVMLFGLVRQGLKCEGCNGNFHKKCAFKIPNNCSGVRVSVNGSSMPRQLSEQWSSSSTESANSAFLSLTVKERRNTWSVPSKAESERLITKLEIPHTFVIHSYKKPTLCHVCRKLLKGLFRQGYQCKDCKFNCHRDKRCTDLAPRNCLGERGLSSDDISDSENTNQDASDFEIASQENEEEDLINYAKQEVSETISNQIPLQRLAMSVRNRKMRGSKILKSGWMVHFTESDKSKKVNYWRLDTKSISFYESDSSKESVKEIPLSEIFSVDSNLEPMVSRHGRDPYLFTLKTSTEIYYCGERDSYDANGSIIASLPKSGKGTRIAISWAEEIRSAFQSVSVSRPINLLDESAEESKDVEESIINKNVDISLIYQVFSDEILGSGQFGIVYGGVHRKTGKDVAVKVIEKSRFPSKEERALKNEVTILQNISHPAVVNLEKMFETPERIFVVMQKMKGDMLEMILSSKLGRLTEKQTKFICHQILTALHFLHQMDIVHCDLKPENVLLSGIESKEGFPQIKLCDFGFSRIIGRESFRRSVVGTPAYLAPEVLSNKKYNRSLDMWSVGVIIYVRIAYIIIKKKSVDIESIEDVTTERSRAK